In Stieleria varia, one genomic interval encodes:
- a CDS encoding lipoate--protein ligase family protein codes for MAIDQAILDDVTINQIPTLRFYDWNQPTLSLGYFQSYELPGERFAEVAKVRRSTGGGAILHDHELTYSLAMPMPGNQTGARSELYRDVHASIAGILAEHGVAAHPFRDDPKPFGSDKAFLCFQRRTDEDLVVSGYKILGSAQRRTKTAVLQHGSLLLKASRWAPELPGIHDLTSASLSAKEIADEFAQAFAELHNIHWQKSQVPDELKQKAQPIRTERFDSDSWWHRH; via the coding sequence ATGGCGATCGATCAAGCGATCCTCGACGACGTCACGATCAACCAGATTCCGACCCTGCGATTCTACGACTGGAATCAACCGACGCTTTCGTTGGGTTACTTTCAGTCGTATGAGCTACCCGGCGAGCGTTTCGCGGAGGTCGCCAAAGTCCGCCGCAGTACCGGCGGTGGCGCAATCTTGCATGATCATGAATTGACCTACTCACTTGCCATGCCGATGCCCGGAAATCAAACCGGCGCTCGGAGTGAACTTTATCGCGATGTCCACGCGAGCATCGCCGGCATCCTCGCCGAGCACGGAGTCGCGGCGCATCCGTTTCGAGACGACCCCAAGCCGTTCGGATCCGACAAAGCGTTCTTGTGCTTCCAACGCCGAACCGACGAAGATCTCGTCGTCAGCGGCTACAAGATCCTTGGCAGCGCCCAACGCAGAACCAAGACCGCGGTCCTGCAGCACGGCAGCCTGCTGCTCAAAGCCAGCCGATGGGCTCCCGAGTTGCCCGGCATCCACGACCTGACATCTGCCAGTCTCTCGGCAAAGGAGATCGCCGACGAATTTGCACAGGCTTTCGCGGAGTTGCACAACATCCACTGGCAAAAGTCTCAGGTGCCCGATGAGCTCAAGCAAAAAGCCCAGCCCATCCGCACCGAGCGATTCGATTCAGATTCCTGGTGGCACCGTCACTGA
- the gcvPB gene encoding aminomethyl-transferring glycine dehydrogenase subunit GcvPB, with the protein MRNQQATQLLFEMSRPGRRAHRLPELQGHAATLCESLPAEFKADQPPPLPELAEGDVVRHFTNLSTLNMSVDTHFYPLGSCTMKYNPKRNERLSSLPGLIDVHPLQDARSIQGLLEMMHELQHMLGEISGLRGVSLQPAAGAHGELTALLVAADYFADLGEDRKVVLTADSAHGTNPASAQMAGFSTKTVRSNAEGLVDIADLRAKLNEQTAVFMLTNPNTLGLFDSQIREITDLVHEHGALIYLDGANMNAILGITRPGDFGADLMHFNPHKTFSGPHGGGGPGAGPICVREFLADYLPGPVITRTEDGYELTTPERSIGRVRSFFGNVGILIRAYAYIRTYGPDGLRRVSEDAVLGANYLLSKVKHMLDVPHGDRCMHEFVASASRLKKEKHISAMDIAKRILDFGFHAPTVYFPLVVDEAVMIEPTETESKETLDAFAEALFRVVDETEEAIQQAPLSTAISRPDDVSAARKPILRWTPPQQ; encoded by the coding sequence ATGAGAAACCAACAAGCCACTCAACTGCTTTTTGAAATGAGCCGTCCCGGTCGACGCGCCCACCGGCTGCCCGAACTGCAAGGCCACGCGGCCACACTTTGTGAAAGCCTGCCAGCGGAATTCAAGGCCGACCAACCACCACCGCTGCCCGAGCTGGCCGAAGGAGACGTGGTACGTCACTTCACCAACCTGTCGACGTTGAACATGAGCGTCGACACGCATTTCTATCCACTCGGATCGTGCACGATGAAGTACAACCCGAAACGCAACGAGCGGTTGTCGTCGCTGCCCGGTTTGATTGATGTGCATCCGCTGCAAGATGCTCGCTCGATCCAAGGACTCTTGGAGATGATGCACGAGCTGCAGCACATGTTGGGCGAGATCAGCGGTCTGCGGGGTGTTTCGCTGCAACCCGCCGCAGGTGCACACGGTGAGTTGACCGCATTGCTGGTCGCTGCGGACTACTTTGCCGATCTCGGCGAAGATCGAAAGGTGGTGCTCACGGCCGACTCCGCGCACGGGACCAACCCTGCCAGCGCCCAAATGGCCGGCTTCTCCACCAAGACCGTTCGCAGCAATGCCGAGGGACTTGTCGACATCGCGGACTTGCGAGCGAAATTGAATGAGCAAACGGCCGTCTTCATGTTGACCAATCCCAACACGCTAGGATTATTCGACTCGCAGATTCGCGAGATCACCGACCTCGTCCACGAGCACGGAGCATTGATTTACCTTGATGGCGCTAACATGAACGCGATCTTGGGAATCACGCGTCCGGGTGATTTCGGCGCGGACCTGATGCACTTCAATCCTCACAAGACATTCTCTGGTCCGCACGGCGGCGGCGGTCCCGGCGCGGGACCGATCTGTGTCCGCGAGTTTTTGGCGGACTACCTCCCAGGCCCGGTCATCACACGTACAGAAGATGGATACGAGTTGACAACTCCCGAGCGTTCCATCGGCCGAGTGCGTAGCTTCTTTGGCAACGTCGGCATTCTGATCCGCGCCTACGCTTACATTCGCACCTACGGCCCCGACGGGTTGCGACGTGTCAGTGAAGACGCCGTGTTGGGCGCGAATTACTTGCTCAGCAAAGTCAAACACATGCTCGATGTCCCGCACGGTGATCGATGCATGCACGAATTCGTCGCCTCGGCATCGCGTCTGAAGAAAGAGAAGCACATTTCGGCGATGGACATCGCCAAACGCATCCTCGACTTCGGATTTCACGCACCGACGGTTTATTTCCCCTTGGTGGTCGATGAAGCCGTGATGATCGAGCCGACCGAGACGGAGAGCAAAGAAACACTGGACGCTTTTGCCGAAGCCCTGTTCCGCGTGGTCGATGAAACGGAGGAAGCCATCCAGCAAGCTCCACTTTCCACCGCGATCAGCCGCCCCGATGACGTCTCAGCAGCGAGAAAGCCGATCCTACGTTGGACGCCACCCCAGCAGTAA
- the gcvPA gene encoding aminomethyl-transferring glycine dehydrogenase subunit GcvPA has product MTGYLFHTDDDRREMLQSIGAESMKQLIDDQVPTDVQLDHLMDLPAAADEIVLDRDFRRMAAKNAGAASHVCFMGAGAYDHFIPAVVDEIASRGEYYTSYTPYQAEVSQGNLQVMFEYETLVSQLTGLDVSNASLYDGGSAATEAVLMALATMKNRTRVVTSGAVHPQYRDVVDAYLKHIDAELVVVPTDHDGTSISIIDAIDDQTACVLIQHPNFYGRLEDMQAITDAAHAAGALVIQAFDPISLGLLKRPGDYGVDIAVAEGQCLGNPLSFGGPYLGMIACTSQLVRRMPGRIAGQTTDRRGNRCWVLTLQTREQHIRREKATSNICSNQTLLALRATVYLSLLGPQGLKETATHCVARTQQARERIVQSDRFELVHSGPVFKEFLVRDRENDVESLMRSATEKGILAGVPMEQFDPDMNDCFLVALTEKRTDDEIEAWMESLESATIAQTVRQAF; this is encoded by the coding sequence ATGACAGGTTATCTGTTCCACACCGACGATGATCGACGCGAGATGCTGCAGTCGATCGGTGCTGAGTCGATGAAACAATTGATCGACGACCAAGTCCCCACGGACGTGCAGCTCGATCACTTGATGGACTTGCCTGCGGCCGCCGATGAGATCGTGCTGGATCGTGACTTTCGTCGCATGGCCGCCAAGAACGCCGGTGCAGCCAGCCATGTTTGTTTCATGGGAGCCGGTGCCTACGATCACTTCATCCCCGCTGTCGTGGACGAGATCGCTTCGCGGGGCGAGTACTACACGTCTTACACGCCCTATCAAGCAGAAGTCAGCCAGGGCAATCTGCAGGTGATGTTCGAGTACGAAACGTTGGTTTCGCAACTTACCGGTTTGGATGTCAGCAACGCCAGTCTCTATGACGGTGGTTCGGCGGCGACCGAAGCCGTCTTGATGGCATTGGCCACGATGAAGAACCGCACCCGAGTTGTCACCAGCGGTGCAGTGCATCCTCAATACAGAGATGTGGTCGATGCCTATCTGAAACACATCGATGCCGAATTGGTTGTCGTGCCAACAGACCATGACGGAACGAGCATATCGATCATCGACGCAATCGACGATCAAACCGCCTGTGTCTTGATCCAGCATCCCAATTTCTACGGACGCCTGGAGGACATGCAGGCGATCACCGACGCGGCACACGCGGCAGGTGCCTTGGTGATCCAAGCCTTTGATCCGATCAGCTTGGGATTGCTGAAACGCCCCGGCGATTACGGCGTCGACATCGCGGTTGCCGAAGGACAGTGCTTGGGCAACCCGCTCAGTTTCGGCGGCCCCTACCTCGGCATGATCGCTTGCACCAGCCAACTGGTCCGCCGCATGCCTGGACGAATCGCCGGTCAAACGACCGACCGCCGTGGCAACCGCTGCTGGGTCCTGACGCTGCAAACGCGAGAGCAACACATTCGCCGCGAAAAGGCAACCAGCAACATCTGCAGCAACCAAACGCTGTTGGCACTGCGCGCGACGGTTTACTTGAGCCTGCTGGGACCTCAAGGTCTCAAGGAAACCGCCACTCACTGCGTCGCCAGAACACAACAAGCACGTGAGCGGATCGTGCAAAGCGACCGATTCGAGTTGGTTCACTCCGGCCCTGTCTTTAAAGAGTTTCTCGTACGCGACCGTGAAAACGATGTCGAATCGCTGATGCGATCAGCGACGGAAAAAGGAATCCTGGCGGGCGTCCCAATGGAACAGTTCGACCCCGACATGAACGACTGCTTCCTCGTCGCATTGACGGAAAAGCGAACGGACGACGAGATCGAAGCCTGGATGGAATCCCTCGAATCCGCCACCATCGCCCAAACCGTACGTCAGGCTTTCTAG